DNA from Chroicocephalus ridibundus chromosome 23, bChrRid1.1, whole genome shotgun sequence:
GCTTGAAAATCTCGTGAGCTAGTGGCAGCGTCTGAGCGTCCATGACGAAGTAGAGCAACTGCATCAGGCCCAGCATCCCCGTCCCGCGCAGGTCAGTCCCGGGATCCGCACCTGGAAGGGCGGAACAGCCCGGTGAAGCGAGGGACAGCCCAGAGCTTCTCTCCGGTCACCTCTGCGCTTCCACGGGCTGCTTATACCCTGTCACCGCATTTCAAGAGCGGAGGAACCCCAGGAAGCCACATCCTGAGGGAAAGCTTTTGGGGAACTTCCCTAAGCGGAGCCAAATGGGTGCTGTAGCCTCTTTCATGCGTATATTAACGAGCCCTCGCTCTCCTCCCCGCGCACCCATTCCCACACCTTCTCCAGGGATGGGCCGGGGCAATCCCCAGCACAAGTACAGGTTGGGCCGAGAACGGCTGGAGAGCggccctgaggggaaggacttgggggtgttggtgggcaagaagctcaacacgagccggcaacgtgtgctggcagcccagaaaccccccccgcagcctgggctgcgtccccagcagcgtgggcaggggggtgagggggggattctgcccctctcctccgctcgggggagacccctctgcagcgctgcctccagtgctggggacatcgggaggacacggagctgttggagcggggccagaggaggccctggagatgctgggagggctggagcccctctgctgtggggacaggctgagagagctgggggggttcagcctggagaagagaaggctccggggagaccttggagccccttccagtccctcaaggggctccaggaaagctggggagggactctggagcagggaggggagccatgggacgagggggaagggttttacactgacagaggggagatttaattagatattaggaggaaattgtttgctgtgagggtggtgagcccctggcccaggttgcccagagcagctgtggctgccccatccctggaggggttcaaggccaggttggccggggcttggtgcaacctgggctggtgggaggtgtccctgcccagggcagggggtgccactgggtggcctttaaggtcccttccaactcgaaccattctgtgattttatgaatgAGTAGTTTTAAGTTCTACCCACCCCGGGGCACATTTCGCTGCTAAACTAACACTTAAAACCAGTCGTGTACGCGTCAGGATGGAGGAGCGGGAGCCATTCCCCTCCTGTCAAGGGTTTTAGGCTTTATTAAAACCCGGCCTATTTAACTCACAAGTCAACCAGCCTGAAAACTCCTGTGCGGCCGCTCGTGACAGCTTTAATCACGCTGTTTTTCTCCCACAGCCGAGGCTGAAAGCAACCTGCGACGCAACCTTAGTGACAGAGCCCTGACCTGCGCTTCGTTAATAAACGAAGATTATAAACATCTCCAGAGACGGCTCATTAGCCGCAGAGATTGCTTGCTAATGAAGAGCATTAATGGCCTGGGCAAAGTGGTTACGCTGCGCCAGCTGGACACGGGCAACCGTGGCAGCAGGTATTGGTGTTGTCTGGCCAGCCAGTCCAGATGTTGCACTGGTCGTGACATCTGGCTAGGGCAGCGACAGATCTGCTGCAACACCAGGGCTCAGGATCGGGGCCAGTTCTGTAACATCGGAATCGACGATCAGGGTGAGGGGCTCAGGCGCACCCTCGGTGAGTCTGCAGGCCCCACCAAGTTGAGGGGGGCGAGTGTTGAtctgaggccccacctcaaacaTCGTGTTCAATTTTGGGCTCGCCACTCCAACACAGACATCgaggcgctggagcgtgtccagagaagggcaacggagctggtgaggggtcgggagcacgagtctggtgagaagtggctgagggagctgaatAGGACAAGAGGGGACGGccccaagttgcgccaggggaaggttagattggatattagggaaacattcctcatggaaagggttgtcacgcattggaagaggctgcccaggggagtggtggagttgccatccctggagggatttaaaaggcgggcagacgcggcgctgagggacgtgggttagtggcgGGCTTGGCAGCGCTGCGTTAACggttggagtcaatgatcttaagggtcttttccagcctcaATGACTCTATGAAACAGCAGCGGCTATGTGGCGGGAGAGGGAATGAGGACCAAACCCTTTGCGCTGCCTCTGGATCCCACCTCCGGAGCAGGGAATGGGACCAGCAGGATCCCTCTTGGCAAAGGTTTGCCCCAGAGgtctctctccccctgccctaCCTTGAAAGCCGAGCTCTTCCCAATGCGCCCCGTAGCGTGGGCAGCCCAGCCTGGAGCGGGTCAGCTTCTTGTAAATGGTCTGCAGGATTCTCATGTGCACCCTCTCGTTATCATCCAAACCACCTGGGGGAGAGAAAACACCCCTCAGCATCCCCGCCCCGCTGGCCTCAAGCGCCAGCACAGAGACACGGTGGGGGAAGAAGCCACCACCCACTGCACAGTAAAGCCAGAGTCTGGCTGGAATGGAATCCCGCAGCCGAGAATGGCTTATGGTGACAAGGAGAATGTCCTGGCTGCATTTATCctgctggggggaagggaaagagaggaaaatctCTTAGAGgtgcagaaacaaaaataatacaacCGCATGTTGCACGAGCGTGGGGGTAATTAGTAATTCTAGCATCACATGAAGTTTTGCTGGCTGAAGTAGCGCTGGCTGGGGAACCACCACCAAAGCCAGGCAAGGACTTTCCATGTGTTCAGCGTGTGCAATCCACCACAGGACAGCCAGACATGACACACACCGCGCCAAGGCACCGGGAGGACTCaggtcttgtttgttttggtcACAAAACAAGGAGCGGGAAGGGCTGCGGGGCCGTGGAGCACCCACCTGGTGCCATGTCAAGGTGTACACGTGGAACACCTACTGTGGCACCACAGGGAGGTATGGGGAAATCCATCGCTCCTCCCCAAAAGTGAGCACGTCTGCAGCAAAGGAGATGGTGACACATCCTCTGAGATAAGTGGCTGCCATGGGACAAAGGGGCAGAGACCCCACTACAGCCCTGGCCCGCCTCGAGTTGCTTGCCACGAAGCTGTGACGATAAAGGTGATGCTGGCCAGGCCAGTGGCTCGCACGGAGGGGAACACTCACACTGCGCCATGGCCAGAGCCAGCTCCCGCTCTCCCTGCAGTTGCGGCTGGAGCCGGGGAGGGCCGAAGAGGAAGTGAACCAGAGCAGCCAGGCCTTGCCTGCGCACCGTCGCCTGGACCTTCTTCTGTAGAGGAGAAAACACGCAAAGACACGGTGAGGGCCAGTCCCTCCGGCAATCGGGCAGAGGAAAAACCCACGGGCGAGCCAGGAGGGACAGAATCACACAAAGAGCCAAGCTGAGGGAAGGTGGAAGGGAAAGAGGGGAGTGCCGTGCTTCTCCCGCCTCACCTACTTACTAAAACTACCCCCCGAGAGAGGGCCAGAGCGCAGGGCCCTGCCCGTACCCTGCACTCGGAGAGGTCGGCTGTCTGGAAGTACTGCAGTGCTTCATTGAAGGAGATCGGGGGTGCGGCACTGGCCAACGTCCCCCAGAGCCCTGCAGGGAGGCAGAGAATGGCGTTAGCCCCCCCCAGCACGAGGCCTTGTCCCTCTGCTCCGGCTTCCCGGAGCCAAAACGAGTTCCCACCTCAGGCCAGAACGGCCATTCTGGTGCAGGGAGCTCGCTCCCAGCTTCCATCAGGGCAGGAAGGCGAAGacctggggagctgggggaaggcagcgggtttcctgccccctccctctccctccagacCTTCagcactttccccagctctccccccacaaaaaaaaatgcccCCCAGCTGCATGgccccctgctcctgctctctGGGCCGTACCTGACTGGATCTCTTCCACAGCCTCCCATTCCTCCTGGGCTCGCCGCAGCTCCTCACTGATCTCTGCCAAAAGAAAGGCACACTGGAGGTTAGGGCTGGCTGGGAGACCTGGAGGGGTGTGGAGGGCTCTTCGCTCCCTTCCCCTCAGGACAAGTCAGGGCAGGATTTGCCCTTCTGTAGGGAAAATCCCTGACTGGAGCATCCCTGAGACCCCGCGAGGTTCCTCCTTGGCAAGCGTGGGACAAAGCAAGGCAAAGGCTTCGCCAGGCCGGAGCCTGGAAGCTTTGTCCGTGAGACCAACGCTGAGTTCCCCGGGCTCCCTTCGAGCTCCCCGGGCGTTTCCCCACCGGGAGACACCGGGATCAATAGGAGGGACGCAGAGAAAAGCTCACCAGCGCCCGCCGGCTGCCCCGCTTCCCGCACCAGAGCCTGCAGGAGGCCGTTCTGCCTCAGAGCCGAGATCTGAGCGGGGACAGAGAGAGACACAGCCATCAGTCCCCCGAAGAGACCCCAAAACCCAACGGCTCCGCAGGGCGGGGACCCCAAAACCCCGAGCTCTTCCCTCAGGGAGCCACCCCCCTCCTCTGCCCgggcccgggcgggcgggcgagcggctCAGCCCGCTCGGGAGGGGCAGGGCGCGGGCCGGACACGCACGGGGCGGGACTTGCCGGGCGGGGGGAATCGCTGCCGCTCCTCGCGCCGCTCCGAGCCCCCGGCGCCTCCGCTCATGCCCTGCGGGGAAGAACgcggcctccccgccccccaccggcgggggccgcggcggaACCtcaggcggcggggccgggtggccccgggggggggaaGACACCCCTCAGGgtctccccgcggcccccggtaCCCCGCCATCAACCCCCGCCGCCCTCTCACCCCGCGCCCACCGGAAGCGGCGGCGAGACCTCCCCGCCCGCCCGTCGCCGCCGGCTCCGCAGTGCGCAGGCGCGGCCGCGGTGCACGCCGGGAGATGTAGTCCGCCCCCCTCCCGCACGGCACTACAGCGCCCGGCATGCACCGCGGGGGAGGACGGCGGCGCGGGAGGGTCAAACGACGCGTAACGCAgtcggggcgggcagcggggacagTGCCCGGTACCTGCTCCCAGTGCCGGCTCCCAGTGTCCACCATCAACTCCCAGCGCTCCGTACCAGCTCCCAGCGCCACTTCCCAGGGGCCGGTACCGGTTCCCAGTGCTCGGTGCCAGCTCCCAGTGCCCAGTGCCAGCTCCCAGTGCCCAGTGCCAGTTCCCAGTGCCCTCTGTCACCTCCCAGTACTCCATACCAGCTCCCAGTGCCGGCTCCCAGTGCTCCTCATCACCTCACAGTGCTCCATACCAGTCCCCACTGCCCAGTGTCACCTCCCAGTGCTCGGTGCCAGCTCCCAGTGCCAAGTGCCAGATCCCAGTGCCCTCTGTCACCTCCCAGTACTCCATACTAGCTCCCAGTGCCGGCTCCCAGTGTCCACCATCAACTCCCAGCGCTCCATACCAGCTCCCAGCGCCACCTCCCAGGGGCCGGTACCGGTTCCCAGTGCTCGGTGCCAGCTCCCAGTGCCCGGTGCCAGCTCCCAGTGCCCTCTGTCACCTCCCAGTACTCCATACCAGCTCCCAGTGCCGGCTCCCAGTGCTCCATACCAGTTCCCACTGCCcagtgtcccctcccagtgctcggTGCCAGCTCCCAGCGCCCGGTGCCATCTCCCAGTACCCGATGTCACCCGCCAGTGTCATCTCCCAGCGCTCCGTGTCACCTCCAGGTGTCATCTCCCAGTGCCTCGTGTCATCTCCCAGTAGCCGGTGTCACCTCCCAGTGGCCGGTACCAGCTTCCAGTAGCAGCTCTCAGCGCCCAGTAGCGGTTCCCGGTGCTCGGTACCAACCCCCAGCGCCCAGTgccggcccccagccccggtgtccccccgtgtccctcccaggcccgctcccgcccccccgGTGCCGCCCGTtcgggcggggcggagcggagccgctGGTCGGCACCGGCAGTCGGGCTGGGCGCCATGTGGCTGTATGAGCTgctattcctcctcctccttctcctcctcgtcctccttctcctcctcctcctcctcctgctccggcTGCTGCGGGTCGCGGGGGGCGGCCCCAGCCCCTTCGCCGCCGACGCCCgtcgccccccggccccgctggtcACCGACAAGGCTGCCCGCAGGACGGTCGTCAAGACAGGTACGGGGCTCtgcccccccgggagccccccgcccctgcccccgCCGGGGGGACATCGCCCACCGGGGTGGCATTAACCCCCCCCCGGGTGGCATCGCCCAGCGCGGTGGCATCACTCGCTGGCACAGCATCTCCCCCCGGCGTGGCGTCGCCCGGTGAGGTGGCATCACCCCCCGGGGCGGCATCTCCCCCAAGAACAGCATCCCCCCCGGGGCTGTAGGACCCCCCGATTGGCATCACCTCCCCGGTGTGGCACTGCCTGGTGAGGTGGCAGCACCCCCTGGAGCGGCATTAACCCCCTGGGGGTGGCATTGCCCCCGGGGCTGTATGAACCCCCCAGGGTGGCATCACCCCCGGGGTGGCGTCTTCCCCTGGTGTGGCATCGCCCAGCGAGGTGGCATCACCTCCTGGGGCAGCGTCACCCCCCAGGGTGGCATCACACCCCCCTGCAAGGTTTCAGGGTCACCGCAGGTACCATGCGCCCGCTCGGGGGGTGCCCCATGCCCCCCGCTGAGgatgccctccccttccccccccctttctccagTTTTCTCAGCAGACAAAGTCCCCGCGGGGCTGGACGCCATCGTGGTGGGCAGCGGCATTGGGGGCCTGGCGGCCGCAGCGCTGCTGGCCAAGGCGGGCAAGCGGgtgctggtgctggagcagcatGGCaagctggggggctgctgccacacCTTCACCGAGAAGGGCTTTGAGTTCGACACCGGTACGGCCCCCTCCACCTTTGGGCTCCCGAATCCCCCCTGAGATCcttggggggggggctcagctgcagggtggggggaTCTGGGGGGTGCCCGTGGTGGGAATCGCCCCCAAAACACCGGCGGGGACCTGGCGTGGGCGTCCACAGCACCCGCCCCGCGTTATACAAGCGCTTTTTCTGCATGATATCACACAGCCTCCCTCGCCCCAAATCCTCCTGCCAAAGGATGAGGTGCTGTCTTGGAAAAACACCAAAGCCCTGTAAAATTCCCCCTAATCCAGCTCAGATCCAATGAAATTCTCTGTACCCATCTCAGCCCCTACAGAATTCCGTGTTCGGGGGATGTCACCTCAGGGCATGTTTCCCTCAGCAAACTCCGTCCAGCAAGACAAAGTCCAGCTCTGTCCGTCCCTTCATCCCT
Protein-coding regions in this window:
- the ELMOD3 gene encoding ELMO domain-containing protein 3 isoform X4, producing MSGGAGGSERREERQRFPPPGKSRPISALRQNGLLQALVREAGQPAGAEISEELRRAQEEWEAVEEIQSGLWGTLASAAPPISFNEALQYFQTADLSECRVRAGPCALALSRGVVLKKVQATVRRQGLAALVHFLFGPPRLQPQLQGERELALAMAQCGLDDNERVHMRILQTIYKKLTRSRLGCPRYGAHWEELGFQGADPGTDLRGTGMLGLMQLLYFVMDAQTLPLAHEIFKLSRHETQNFPFCIMSVNITRIVIQALREECLSRECNRRQQVIAVLNDLYAAAFLQLYRLWKWQHKTIADSGFLLKELEFSAKKKPKQLLKSLEAYVNRGPAADGLLRPSPAPGDEMDFTGVCDPRVELEGEARLI
- the ELMOD3 gene encoding ELMO domain-containing protein 3 isoform X3, with the protein product MVDTGSRHWEQGMSGGAGGSERREERQRFPPPGKSRPISALRQNGLLQALVREAGQPAGAEISEELRRAQEEWEAVEEIQSGLWGTLASAAPPISFNEALQYFQTADLSECRVRAGPCALALSRGVVLKKVQATVRRQGLAALVHFLFGPPRLQPQLQGERELALAMAQCGLDDNERVHMRILQTIYKKLTRSRLGCPRYGAHWEELGFQGADPGTDLRGTGMLGLMQLLYFVMDAQTLPLAHEIFKLSRHETQNFPFCIMSVNITRIVIQALREECLSRECNRRQQVIAVLNDLYAAAFLQLYRLWKWQHKTIADSGFLLKELEFSAKKKPKQLLKSLEAYVNRGPAADGLLRPSPAPGDEMDFTGVCDPRVELEGEARLI
- the ELMOD3 gene encoding ELMO domain-containing protein 3 isoform X2, coding for MPGAVVPCGRGADYISRRAPRPRLRTAEPAATGGRGGLAAASGGRGGMSGGAGGSERREERQRFPPPGKSRPISALRQNGLLQALVREAGQPAGAEISEELRRAQEEWEAVEEIQSGLWGTLASAAPPISFNEALQYFQTADLSECRKKVQATVRRQGLAALVHFLFGPPRLQPQLQGERELALAMAQCGLDDNERVHMRILQTIYKKLTRSRLGCPRYGAHWEELGFQGADPGTDLRGTGMLGLMQLLYFVMDAQTLPLAHEIFKLSRHETQNFPFCIMSVNITRIVIQALREECLSRECNRRQQVIAVLNDLYAAAFLQLYRLWKWQHKTIADSGFLLKELEFSAKKKPKQLLKSLEAYVNRGPAADGLLRPSPAPGDEMDFTGVCDPRVELEGEARLI
- the ELMOD3 gene encoding ELMO domain-containing protein 3 isoform X1, encoding MPGAVVPCGRGADYISRRAPRPRLRTAEPAATGGRGGLAAASGGRGGMSGGAGGSERREERQRFPPPGKSRPISALRQNGLLQALVREAGQPAGAEISEELRRAQEEWEAVEEIQSGLWGTLASAAPPISFNEALQYFQTADLSECRVRAGPCALALSRGVVLKKVQATVRRQGLAALVHFLFGPPRLQPQLQGERELALAMAQCGLDDNERVHMRILQTIYKKLTRSRLGCPRYGAHWEELGFQGADPGTDLRGTGMLGLMQLLYFVMDAQTLPLAHEIFKLSRHETQNFPFCIMSVNITRIVIQALREECLSRECNRRQQVIAVLNDLYAAAFLQLYRLWKWQHKTIADSGFLLKELEFSAKKKPKQLLKSLEAYVNRGPAADGLLRPSPAPGDEMDFTGVCDPRVELEGEARLI